The Polaribacter sp. MED152 region TAATTTCACCAAAAACGAATGCGAACATAGGTATTTCTGCCTATTTTAATATCAAAATACAGTCCGTCAAAACCTAGTGCATGTATTTTGTAAAGTAAGTGCTGCCACATATAGATTGTTTTTTTGTGAGATGTTTAATCTAAAATAGACTATCATCTGGTAAATGATGAATATCCATTCACACTACAAGATAATTAAAAATACCGACTTTATCAATTGGTGAACTCTTTGTAAATTTGCAATCTGTGGAGAAATATATAGACATTATAAAAAATTCATATTCCGGCTACTGGAACTACCTGAAAAACTCAGTTTTGTTTGAGTTAAATTGGGAGAATTATTTCTATGCCCTAATTATAATTTCTTTAGTGGTTTGGGGTTTAGAAAGCTTGTTTCCTTGGCGTAAAAATCAATCTTTGTTTCGTAAAGATTTTTGGTTAGATACCTTTTACATGTTCTTCAATTTTTTTCTATTGAACTTAATTGTACTTATTGCCCTTTCAAATACAGCCGCTGAATTATTTAATGATGTATTAGGGGTGGTTGGTTTAACTCTAAGTAATTTTCAGTTGTTAGATTTAAATAGCTTGCCTTTTGCCTTGCGTATTTTCATCTTTTTTATTGTGGTTGACTTCACCCAGTGGTGGACACACAGACTATTGCATAGAGTGGAGTTTCTATGGAACTTTCACAAAGTACATCACTCTGTAAAAGAAATGGGATTTGCTGCCCATTTACGTTATCATTGGATGGAACCTGTAGTGTACAATTCTTTACGATACATACCTTTAGCCATTATAGGCGGATTTTCTGCACAAGATGTGGCTATTGTTCATTTCTTTAATATCACGATTGGTCATTTAAATCATGCCAATATTAATTGGGATTATGGTTGGTTGAAATACATTTTTAACAATCCTAAAATGCACATCTGGCATCACTCTAAAGAATTGCCAGAAGAACGCAAGTATGGTGTAAATTTCGGACTAACCTTAAGCATTTGGGATTACCTTTTTAAAACGAATTACATTCCGTATTCTGGAAGAGATATTGAGTTAGGCTTTGAAGGTGATGACCGTTTTCCTAAAAGTTTTGTGCAACAAGAATTGTATCCTTTAGGCAAAAAAGACTGACATATATCCTCTTTTTTCTTGTCATTCTAATTTTAAAGTAATCACTTTCTTTTTTCCATTGATGAAAAAAGAAACAAAAAAATCTAGACTTATTTTACTATTCTCAAATTCTACTTTTTAATCCATTCACCTGTCCAGACCGCAAAGCTTTTTGGACACTTACCATTCCTTAAAAATTGAATTTTATCGAATACTAAAAGTATGTCGATTGCCAAGTAATTAAATTAGCTGCTTTAAGTAACAAGTTTAAATTTTGAAAATAAAAAGTAAATATAATTTAAGAAATGAAAGAACTATTTATTCCTCCCTTTTTCGTTAGGATACAAAGTAGGTAAAGCATCACTTTGATAAAATGCTTTTGTTTCAATGTTTAGCGCAGTTACTTTCCCTTTAAAAGCAGCACCTGTATCTACATTCCAAATATTGGCAGCATTCATAGGGAACTCTTCATTATAGTTTGTAGTTGGTGTATGCCCAATATAAATTTCGTGATAATGTTGTAATCTTTTTGGGTAATTATTCGCAGTTACCTCAATCTTTTTATCTAAGGCTAACGCCATTTCCCATAACGTTCTATCTGTACAAAATTTATGTGGGTAACTCTCTTTTTCAACACCATGCATAGAGGTAAAACCTGCATGTAAAAACAAACGGTTTTCATCATCTAAATGATACATCTGTAACGCTTGGAAAAACGCCAAATGTTCTTGTTTCTCTTCCTTAGAAAAGGCTGCATAACTATCTATGGTTTCTTTTCCTCCATGCATAAACCAAGAAGGATTTACATCATTTTCATCTTTTAGCCAATTTTCGCACCAAACATCATGATTTCCTTTAATGAATATACAGTTAAACTTTTTTGAAAAATCGATAAGAAAATCGATTACCTGAGCAGCTTCACTCCATCCATCAACATAATCACCCATAAAAACTAAGTGATCTTCTTCTTTAAGTTCAAGTTGATTTAAAACTTGAATTAGTGCTTTAAAACCTCCATGTATATCACCAATAGCAAACGTTCTCATTTCTAGTATTCTTTTTTACAAAGCTAACAATTCTCTTAACTTTAAATGCAAGTTAAAGTTATTATAAAATTAATATTTGTAAACTTCTACAACTTATGTATCTTTCAAAAATATGAAACCTGTAGATAGTTTTTTACTCATTTTACTCGCAGCTGGGGCTATTCAAGGTCTCATTTATGGTTTTATATTACTCAAAAAAAACGCAAAAAATAAAAGTGCAAATCTCTTTTTAGCTACTATTTTATTTTTCTTTTCTTATCGACTAATAGTTGAAATTTGCAAACTTTTTGGATATGGTTTTTACGATTTTTGGTATCACGTTTTCATTGAATTCAATTGGATTTATGGTGCGTTAATCTACTTTTTTGTTAAAGCGAGTGTTACACCAAAATTTAAAATTAATTTTAAAAAAGATTGGATACACTTTCTCCCGGTTTTCATCGAATTTCTTTGGAGTAACTTCATAAAATCTCAAAACTTTTATTGGGATGGTACACAAGAAAGCCTTTCTTGGTTGGGCTATTATGGATACATTGTTTGGATGCACTACCCTACAATGTTTATCATTTCCGGCCTTTTAATTATATTTTATGCGTATAAATCTTCTCAAATTTTGAAACAAAAAAGAGATGAACATCTTATTTATATTGATAAAGTACAATGGATTAAAAGAGTGCTTTTTGTATTGAAATATTATGCTATTTTCTTAATTGTAATGGTTTTAGTTGATGTACTGTTTTTTGATTATGCCTTCAGAAAATACTATAGTTACCCTTTATTTATTGGTATGGCCATAGTTACCTATTGGTTAGGATTAGAGGGTTTTAACAGAAGAAATAATGACGTGATTAAAACGCAAAATATCATACCAGACAAAGAAAAACAACAACTAGAACAAATTGCTAAAGCTTTAAAAAAATTGATGGAAGAAGATGAGATTTATACAAACCCGGATTTGAATTTGGCCATATTATCAGAAAAATTAAATGTAAAACCGT contains the following coding sequences:
- a CDS encoding sterol desaturase family protein → MEKYIDIIKNSYSGYWNYLKNSVLFELNWENYFYALIIISLVVWGLESLFPWRKNQSLFRKDFWLDTFYMFFNFFLLNLIVLIALSNTAAELFNDVLGVVGLTLSNFQLLDLNSLPFALRIFIFFIVVDFTQWWTHRLLHRVEFLWNFHKVHHSVKEMGFAAHLRYHWMEPVVYNSLRYIPLAIIGGFSAQDVAIVHFFNITIGHLNHANINWDYGWLKYIFNNPKMHIWHHSKELPEERKYGVNFGLTLSIWDYLFKTNYIPYSGRDIELGFEGDDRFPKSFVQQELYPLGKKD
- a CDS encoding metallophosphoesterase family protein, with protein sequence MRTFAIGDIHGGFKALIQVLNQLELKEEDHLVFMGDYVDGWSEAAQVIDFLIDFSKKFNCIFIKGNHDVWCENWLKDENDVNPSWFMHGGKETIDSYAAFSKEEKQEHLAFFQALQMYHLDDENRLFLHAGFTSMHGVEKESYPHKFCTDRTLWEMALALDKKIEVTANNYPKRLQHYHEIYIGHTPTTNYNEEFPMNAANIWNVDTGAAFKGKVTALNIETKAFYQSDALPTLYPNEKGRNK
- a CDS encoding AraC family transcriptional regulator, with the translated sequence MKPVDSFLLILLAAGAIQGLIYGFILLKKNAKNKSANLFLATILFFFSYRLIVEICKLFGYGFYDFWYHVFIEFNWIYGALIYFFVKASVTPKFKINFKKDWIHFLPVFIEFLWSNFIKSQNFYWDGTQESLSWLGYYGYIVWMHYPTMFIISGLLIIFYAYKSSQILKQKRDEHLIYIDKVQWIKRVLFVLKYYAIFLIVMVLVDVLFFDYAFRKYYSYPLFIGMAIVTYWLGLEGFNRRNNDVIKTQNIIPDKEKQQLEQIAKALKKLMEEDEIYTNPDLNLAILSEKLNVKPYQTSKCLNVIFGKKFNDFVNEYRIKALKDILKNPKNEKFTLLSLAFDVGFNSKSSFNRAVKKITGKSPKDLKSSN